One Solea senegalensis isolate Sse05_10M unplaced genomic scaffold, IFAPA_SoseM_1 scf7180000015829, whole genome shotgun sequence genomic region harbors:
- the LOC122762603 gene encoding palmitoyltransferase ZDHHC18-B-like translates to MHFFHWTKSSKFLSLSLCGHCSCPFLVKHLTSCIPVIGGVLFIFVIITLLQTSFTDPGILPRATPDEAADTEKHIDDAGNTSYHPPPRTQEVLINQQVVKLKYCFTCRMFRPPRTSHCSLCDNCVERFDHHCPWVGNCVGKRNYRFFYTFIVLLSFLTAFIFGCVTTHLALMAQDGKGLVFALQESPGSAVELVICFFSVWSILGLSGFHTYLVASNLTTNEDIKGSWSGKSGQDVTNPYSHKNILINCCSVLCGPMPPSLIDRRGFLPADESAQTGGADIDVPSVAVKSEITMCTRGPKGLLESAFLPPFLSTPCPREKHREKDQTAPTDNNPAVNSDLSLSQLSMSCEDQGNTSPSHHTKTPSKTK, encoded by the exons ATGCATTTTTTCCATTGGACAAAATCCTcaaagtttctctctctctccctctgtggccATTGCAGCTGTCCCTTCCTGGTTAAACACCTGACCAGCTGCATACCTGTTATTGGTGGAGTCctttttatatttgtgataATTACCCTGCTCCAAACCAGCTTCACTGATCCTGGCATCCTACCCAGAGCAACACCAGATGAGGCTGctgacactgaaaaacacattg aCGATGCAGGAAACACAAGCTATCATCCTCCGCCGCGCACTCAGGAAGTCCTGATTAACCAGCAGGTGGTCAAGCTCAAGTACTGCTTCACATGTAGGATGTTCCGGCCTCCACGCACCTCCCACTGCAGCTTGTGTGACAACTGTGTGG AGCGATTCGACCATCACTGCCCCTGGGTGGGCAACTGTGTCGGGAAACGCAACTACCGCTTCTTCTACACCTTTATTGTGCTGCTCTCCTTCCTGACGGCGTTCATCTTTGGATGTGTGACCACACATCTGGCACTGA tgGCTCAGGATGGAAAGGGTCTGGTGTTTGCTCTGCAGGAGAGTCCAGGAAG TGCAGTGGAGCTCGTCATATGTTTTTTCTCAGTCTGGTCCATCTTGGGCCTTTCAGGCTTCCATACATACTTAGTGGCTTCTAACCTGACCACAAATGAAGAT atCAAAGGCTCCTGGTCAGGGAAGAGTGGACAAGACGTCACAAACCCATACAGTCATAAAAACATCCTCATCAACTGTTGCTCTGTGCTCTGTGGACCCATGCCACCAAG TTTAATCGACAGGCGAGGCTTCCTGCCTGCAGATGAATCTGCCCAGACAGGTGGAGCGGACATCGACGTCCCATCTGTGGCTGTTAAAAGCGAGATAACCATG TGCACACGGGGACCTAAAGGTCTGCTGGAGTCAGCCTTTCTCCCTCCGTTCCTGTCCACCCCGTGTCCTCGGGAGAAACATCGGGAGAAAGATCAGACAGCTCCGACAGACAACAACcctgcagtgaactctgacctctcactctctcagctCTCCATGAGCTGTGAGGACCAGGGGAACACCTCTCCTTCACATCACACCAAGACTCCATCAAAGACAAAGTAA